One Hypomesus transpacificus isolate Combined female chromosome 21, fHypTra1, whole genome shotgun sequence genomic region harbors:
- the LOC124483483 gene encoding probable ATP-dependent RNA helicase DDX5: MPGFSDRDRGSRDRGYGGAPRFGGGGGGNRGGPSQGKFGNPGERLRKKHWNLDELPKFQKNFYQEHPEVTRRQPQEVELFRRTKEVTVKGRDCPKPIIKFNEAQFPSYVMDVINKLNWSEPTPIQSQGWPLALSGKDMVGIAQTGSGKTLAYLLPAIVHIQHQPFLEHGDGPICLVLAPTRELAQQVQQVAAEYGRASRLKTTCIYGGAPKGPQLRDLERGVEICIATPGRLIDFLEAGKTNLRRCTYLVLDEADRMLDMGFEPQIRKIVDQIRPDRQTLMWSATWPKEVRQLAEDFLKEYVQINVGALQLSANHNILQIVDVCNDMEKEDKLLRLLEEIMSEKENKTIIFVETKRRCDEITRRMRRDGWPAMGIHGDKSQQERDWVLNEFKYGKAPILIATDVASRGLDVEDVKFVINYDYPNSSEDYIHRIGRTARSQKTGTAYTFFTPNNMKQASDLIAVLREANQAINPKLLQMGDGGRGGRGGRGGYKDDRRDRYSGGRRDFGGGYRDSDRGFSSGPKSAFGTKTQNGSGYGGNSSSSNSSYGNSYGGNGQASFGVASQVGAFGGQSFQAPPFAGAQVASQNGMSHAQFPFTAQPPQQTQQPPPPPPMVPYPMPPPFPL; encoded by the exons ATGCCTGGATTTTCTGACAGAGACCGTGGAAGTAGAGACAGAGG GTATGGTGGCGCACCTCGTTTTggcggtgggggtggaggaaatAGAGGCGGACCTTCACAAGGAAAGTTTGGTAACCCTGGTGAAAGGCTTCGCAAAAAACACTGGAACCTTGATGAACTTCCTAAATTCCAGAAGAACTTTTATCAGGAGCACCCAGAAGTCACCCGCAGACAGCCT CAAGAGGTGGAGCTATTCCGCAGAACCAAAGAAGTCACAGTGAAGGGCAGGGATTGCCCCAAACCCATTATAAAATTTAACGAGGCCCAGTTTCCAA GTTATGTGATGGATGTGATCAATAAGTTAAACTGGTCTGAGCCAACCCCTATTCAGTCCCAGGGTTGGCCTCTGGCCCTGAGTGGCAAAGACATGGTTGGCATTGCTCAGACAGGGTCTGGCAAAACTCTTGCA TACCTGCTGCCTGCAATCGTGCACATTCAACACCAGCCATTCCTGGAGCATGGGGATGGACCTATT tgCCTGGTTCTGGCTCCCACCCGTGAGTTGGCCCAGCAGGTGCAGCAGGTGGCTGCAGAGTACGGCAGGGCGTCTCGCCTCAAGACCACCTGCATCTACGGAGGAGCCCCCAAAGGCCCCCAGCTCAGAGACCTGGAGAGAG GTGTGGAGATCTGCATCGCCACCCCCGGGCGTCTCATTGACTTCCTGGAAGCGGGGAAGACCAACCTGCGCCGCTGCACCTACCTGGTCCTGGACGAGGCTGACCGCATGCTGGACATGGGCTTCGAGCCCCAGATCCGCAAGATCGTGGACCAGATCAGG cccgACAGGCAGACCCTGATGTGGAGCGCCACCTGGCCCAAGGAGGTGCGCCAGCTGGCGGAGGACTTCCTGAAGGAGTACGTGCAGATCAACGTGGGCGCCCTGCAGCTGAGCGCCAACCACAACATCCTGCAGATCGTGGACGTGTGCAACGAcatggagaaggaggacaa ACTTCTCCGACTGCTGGAGGAGATCATGAGCGAGAAGGAGAACAAGACCATCATCTTTGTGGAGACCAAGAGGCGTTGCGACGAGATCACCCGAAGGATGAGACGAGACGG GTGGCCAGCCATGGGCATTCATGGAGACAAGAGCCAACAGGAGAGGGACTGGGTTCTCAATG AGTTCAAGTACGGCAAGGCACCCATCTTAATTGCAACAGACGTGGCCTCTCGCGGCCTAG ATGTGGAGGATGTGAAATTTGTCATCAATTATGACTACCCTAACTCCTCTGAGGACTATATCCACCGCATTGGACGCACGGCCCGCAGTCAAAAAACGGGCACGGCCTACACCTTCTTCACCCCCAACAACATGAAACAGGCCAGCGACCTGATCGCTGTGCTCCGCGAGGCCAACCAGGCCATCAACCCCAAGCTGCTCCAGATGGGGGACGGAG GTCGTGGAGGACGGGGGGGAAGAGGTGGCTACAAGGATGACCGGCGGGATAGGTATTCCGGGGGAAGGAGGGATTTCGGTGGTGGTTACAGGGACAGCGATAGGGGGTTCTCTAGTGGACCAAAAAGTGCGTTCGGCACCAAAACCCAAAATGGCAGCGGCTACGGGGGTAACAGCAGTAGCTCTAACAGTAGCTACGGCAACAGCTACGGCGGCAACGGACAGGCAAGCTTTGGCGTTGCCAGTCAGGTGGGTGCTTTTGGTGGGCAGAGCTTCCAGGCTCCGCCCTTTGCTGGCGCTCAGGTGGCCTCCCAGAATGGAATGAGCCACGCTCAGTTCCCCTTCACAGCTCAGCCGCCGCAACAGACCCAacaaccaccacccccaccacccatgGTACCTTACCCTATGCCACCCCCCTTTCCATTGTAG